The Desulfurobacterium indicum genome includes the window TACCCAAAACAATCTTAGATTCTTTAAGTCCGATATCCTCGGGCTTCATAATTTCATAAGTTTCCCTCTTTGCAAGAACACCGTGCTGATGAATACCAGACTCATGAGCGAAAGCATTGTCTCCAACGATAGGTTTTGTTTTTGAAATGATAATTCCTGTAAGTCTACTCACAAGCTGAGATGTTCTGTAAATCTGAGTAGTATCTATGTCCGTATAAACTGGAAACTGGTCTTTTCTAACCTTTATAGCCATTACAATCTCTTCCATTGCAGCGTTACCTGCTCTTTCACCGATACCGTTTATAGTACACTCAACCTGTCTTGCACCCGCTTTAACGGCAAGCAGAGAATTAGCCGTAGCAAGCCCTAAATCATTATGACAATGAACACTTATTATAGCTTTATCTATATTTTTCACGTTCTCCTTTATTGCAAGAATTCTATCGTGCCACTCATCAGGAATAGCATAACCCACGGTGTCAGGAATATTAACAACTTTTGCACCTGCCTCTATAACAGCTTCAAGAATTTCATAAAGGTAAGAAAGTTCAGTTCTAACAGCATCCTCCGGTGAAAACTCAACTTCAGCTCTCCCTTCACTTATATCAATAATCATTTTAACAGCTTCAACAGCCCGTTTTAAAACCTCTCTTCTTGTCATCCTTAACTTATACTTAAGATGAATATCTGAAGTCGCTATGAACGTATGAATTCTCGGTTTTTCTGCATTCTTCAGGGCGTCCCAGGCAGCCTTTATGTCCGACTCAACCGCTCTTGCTAGAGAACAAACCGTTGAATTTTTCACTTCGTTGGCTATTCTTCTAATAGCTTCAAAATCGGCAGGTGAACTTATCGCAAATCCAGCTTCTATTATGTCAACCCCAAGCTTCTCAAGCTGCTTTGCTATCTGAACTTTTTCATCAACGGTAAGGTTAACTCCCGGTGTCTGTTCTCCATCTCTTAAAGTGGTATCAAATATATAAAGCTTCTCCAATTCCACGACCGCCTCCTATATTTGTAATCGGTTATCGTTTAATATTATAGTTTACAGGTGTCTTTTTCAAGAAATATCAGATTAAGATGATAGAATAAGGTCCGATTTCTATGTAAGGAGGTTTATAATTGGAAGTACAAAAAGCAATCCTGAAAACTCTGATAGAAGGAAACAACCGTTGGGTTAGTTCACACGATAAATTCTACTTTGAACCTTTTATAGAATGTCAACATCCCTTAATAACTATGGTAAGCTGCTCTGATGCAAGAGTCCACTCAACAATATTTTTTGAAGATCCAACAGACAAAATTTTTCTTGTAACAAATATCGGAAACCAAATAGCACCGTCAAAAGGTTCAATAGATTTTGGCGTCTACTGCTTGAAAACACCGATTCTCCTGATTCTGGGCCATACAAAATGCGGAGCAATAAAAACTGCTTTAAATGATTACTCATCTGTACCGAGAGACACAAAAAACACCCTTGACCATCTCCACATACCTCTTTCAATGGTGAAAAGAAGCGATAATTTT containing:
- a CDS encoding 2-isopropylmalate synthase gives rise to the protein MEKLYIFDTTLRDGEQTPGVNLTVDEKVQIAKQLEKLGVDIIEAGFAISSPADFEAIRRIANEVKNSTVCSLARAVESDIKAAWDALKNAEKPRIHTFIATSDIHLKYKLRMTRREVLKRAVEAVKMIIDISEGRAEVEFSPEDAVRTELSYLYEILEAVIEAGAKVVNIPDTVGYAIPDEWHDRILAIKENVKNIDKAIISVHCHNDLGLATANSLLAVKAGARQVECTINGIGERAGNAAMEEIVMAIKVRKDQFPVYTDIDTTQIYRTSQLVSRLTGIIISKTKPIVGDNAFAHESGIHQHGVLAKRETYEIMKPEDIGLKESKIVLGKHSGSHAFRKKLEEMGIELSEEKLKEAFKKFKELASRKKEIFDIDIELIVEGLEEGTRDRNYSLLYNQAVSGEGIIPSATVKIETPHGEKLGLAVGNGPVDATYKAIKNALNIGDEIQLKDFKIRALTSGTDALAEVFLTIEFEGMTVSGRGVDPDIVRASALAFLEALDRLEKRKKKHH
- a CDS encoding carbonic anhydrase: MEVQKAILKTLIEGNNRWVSSHDKFYFEPFIECQHPLITMVSCSDARVHSTIFFEDPTDKIFLVTNIGNQIAPSKGSIDFGVYCLKTPILLILGHTKCGAIKTALNDYSSVPRDTKNTLDHLHIPLSMVKRSDNFEKMWLEGVEKNVDYQVSEAMKMYGHIVESGKLTIIGAVYDFTNAYGKGYGRVIIRNINGKNDKTHIKNHPILKNLPEKIKEKALL